In Treponema denticola, one genomic interval encodes:
- a CDS encoding D-alanine--D-alanine ligase family protein gives MKVVVLAGGLSPERDVSLSSGALIANALIENGHSVFLLDLLIGTDKKFEELSFLTKDSIDRYEYIIPPEEPNLIELHQKYPDQIGKGVLSICKQADVVFIALHGSIGENGQLQSIFEMQSIKHTGSSYFGCMLAMDKDISKKIATIEGISTAKWKTYSLSEVNFDTIKRETKIPCVVKPLSCGSSIGISIVKTEEELLNALRVAKKYEDSILIEDMIKGREVSCGIVGDKALPVIEIIPKSGFYDYKNKYQKGLSNEICPAEIDRSIEKTIQAFSYKMHKALRLGYYSRSDFIIRDNEEIVYLETNTLPGMTPTSLLPQEARVSGITYNELCNQIVHNAIKIEG, from the coding sequence ATGAAGGTAGTAGTACTTGCTGGAGGATTAAGTCCTGAAAGAGATGTATCTTTATCATCAGGAGCATTAATTGCAAATGCATTAATCGAAAATGGGCATAGTGTTTTTCTTTTAGATTTACTAATAGGAACTGATAAAAAATTTGAAGAATTATCATTTTTAACAAAAGATTCAATAGATCGATATGAGTATATTATACCACCAGAAGAGCCAAATCTTATTGAATTGCATCAAAAGTATCCTGATCAAATCGGAAAAGGTGTACTGAGCATTTGTAAACAAGCAGATGTTGTGTTTATTGCATTACATGGTTCAATAGGTGAAAATGGTCAGCTACAATCAATTTTTGAAATGCAATCAATTAAACACACAGGATCAAGTTACTTTGGCTGTATGTTGGCGATGGATAAAGATATATCAAAAAAAATTGCAACTATTGAGGGTATTTCTACAGCAAAATGGAAAACTTATTCATTATCAGAAGTTAATTTTGATACAATAAAGAGAGAAACAAAAATACCTTGTGTTGTTAAACCACTTAGTTGTGGTTCTAGTATTGGGATATCAATAGTTAAAACCGAAGAAGAATTATTGAATGCATTAAGAGTTGCGAAAAAATATGAAGATAGTATTTTGATTGAAGATATGATCAAAGGGAGAGAAGTGTCATGTGGTATAGTTGGAGATAAGGCATTACCGGTAATTGAAATAATTCCAAAGTCAGGATTTTATGATTATAAAAATAAGTATCAAAAAGGATTATCCAACGAAATATGTCCTGCTGAAATAGATAGAAGCATTGAGAAAACAATACAGGCATTTTCATATAAAATGCATAAAGCTTTAAGACTAGGTTATTATTCACGATCAGATTTTATTATTCGAGATAATGAAGAAATTGTTTATTTGGAGACTAATACATTGCCTGGAATGACTCCAACGAGTTTATTGCCTCAAGAAGCAAGAGTATCTGGAATTACATATAATGAATTATGTAATCAAATTGTACATAATGCAATAAAAATTGAAGGCTAA
- a CDS encoding type II toxin-antitoxin system RelE/ParE family toxin gives MYKIIFTESYEEKAKKFLKKHPDLQKQYRKTLELMELNPYHPSLRLHKFSELFSIYINMQYRIAIDFQIENETIIPINIGDRKLIYG, from the coding sequence GTGTATAAAATCATTTTTACAGAATCATATGAAGAAAAGGCAAAAAAATTCCTAAAAAAACATCCTGATTTACAAAAACAATATCGGAAAACTTTAGAACTTATGGAATTAAACCCTTATCATCCTTCATTAAGATTACATAAATTTTCTGAGTTATTTTCCATTTATATAAACATGCAATATAGGATAGCAATTGATTTTCAGATTGAAAATGAAACAATAATTCCAATAAACATTGGCGATCGTAAATTAATTTACGGATAG
- a CDS encoding helix-turn-helix domain-containing protein — MSDLEEYIAERKKRDVEFAEDFEIGYERFKIGAIIKEMRLEQGMTQEQLAEKLETKKSVISRMENHAEDVRLSTLEKIANVFGRQLKVSML; from the coding sequence ATGAGTGATTTAGAAGAATATATTGCAGAAAGGAAAAAAAGAGATGTCGAATTTGCTGAAGATTTTGAAATAGGATATGAGCGGTTTAAAATAGGTGCTATTATCAAAGAGATGAGACTTGAACAGGGAATGACACAGGAACAGTTGGCAGAAAAATTGGAAACAAAAAAAAGTGTTATTTCTAGGATGGAGAATCATGCTGAAGATGTTCGACTCTCAACATTAGAGAAAATAGCAAATGTATTTGGACGACAATTAAAAGTTTCAATGCTATAG
- a CDS encoding type II toxin-antitoxin system Phd/YefM family antitoxin: MITAMTITEARKKITSLEDTMDYDDTISITNHGKEIFALIKWDTYESICETLEILSDEELSKNLAIGVQQIKQNNLLDFDSFKKSLSCTQ, translated from the coding sequence ATGATTACGGCAATGACAATTACAGAGGCGAGAAAGAAAATAACATCGCTTGAAGATACAATGGATTATGATGATACTATTTCTATAACCAATCATGGGAAGGAAATTTTTGCTCTAATAAAATGGGATACATATGAGAGTATTTGTGAGACTTTAGAAATTTTATCGGATGAAGAACTTTCAAAAAATCTTGCTATTGGTGTCCAACAGATTAAACAAAATAATTTGTTGGATTTCGATTCATTTAAAAAAAGCCTTTCATGTACACAGTAA
- a CDS encoding type II toxin-antitoxin system RelE/ParE family toxin, translating into MKWEIKFYKTKDGKCPVKEFIDTQPGKIAQKITWVLRLIETQEKVPRTYFKNLSGTKIYECRIEFGGNIYRILGQFYQGYFLLLTNGFQKKTQKTPKNEIELCNKRMADQIERGVKYE; encoded by the coding sequence GTGAAGTGGGAAATAAAATTTTATAAAACAAAGGATGGAAAATGTCCTGTAAAAGAATTTATAGATACTCAGCCTGGAAAGATTGCTCAAAAAATAACATGGGTTTTAAGATTAATTGAAACACAAGAAAAGGTGCCTAGAACTTATTTTAAGAATTTGAGTGGTACAAAAATATATGAATGCAGAATAGAATTTGGAGGAAATATATATAGAATTTTAGGCCAGTTTTATCAAGGTTATTTTCTTTTATTGACAAATGGATTTCAGAAAAAAACACAAAAAACACCTAAAAATGAAATAGAATTGTGTAATAAAAGAATGGCAGATCAGATTGAAAGAGGGGTAAAGTATGAGTGA
- a CDS encoding type II toxin-antitoxin system prevent-host-death family antitoxin yields the protein MNITITANDLKVKGVSLIDSVVEKNESAIISVHGKDKYVVLKISEYNKLRELELENAIKETKADIASGKFYTDGISEHMKRVSGV from the coding sequence ATGAATATAACAATAACTGCTAATGATTTAAAAGTTAAGGGTGTAAGTTTAATTGATTCTGTAGTAGAAAAAAATGAAAGTGCAATTATTTCAGTTCATGGTAAAGATAAATATGTAGTTTTAAAAATTTCCGAATATAATAAATTGCGTGAATTAGAACTGGAAAATGCTATAAAAGAAACAAAAGCTGATATAGCATCAGGCAAATTTTATACCGACGGAATATCTGAACATATGAAGAGAGTAAGCGGTGTATAA